One genomic segment of Candidatus Neomarinimicrobiota bacterium includes these proteins:
- the htpG gene encoding molecular chaperone HtpG: MTKHVFQTEVNELLHLIVHSMYSHKEIFLRELVSNASDALDKLKYLTLTQDEFKKIDFDPRVDISFNDSDEGRSITIKDSGIGMNEEDLIEHLGTIARSGTKNFLGKLTGDAKKDSNLIGQFGVGFYSCFMVADEIEVITRKAGEENAYRWVSDGKSGFEIESTVKKETGTEITLHLNEEGREYANRWSITEILKKYSNHIAFPINLEYEESTFDGEGDDKKEIKELKTEQVNDATAFWKQPKGSLKKKDYNEFYKTFTNDFQDPALHIHTQAEGTLDYTTLFFVPEKAPADLFYADYKPGVKLYVKRVFITDDEKELLPTYLRFVKGIIDSEDLPLNVSREILQQNRILDNIRKASVKKILKSFQSLAKKDKDYLKFYEQFGRPIKEGYYQDRDNRELLEKLVRFKSTKVDGFTTLEDYVSRMQKDQKGIYYITGDNEATLRLSPLIEMYTKKDIEVLIADDEIDEIIIPGAAKFGDHDFKSVNRSNAGDELKKDDEPTDTETIEKELKPFIKKVKKVLGDRVKDVKVSSRLTDSPSVLVADAEDPTFQMQEMMRAMGQMDMPDAKPILEINLDHPILKKMKDMRKSKDFDNATELLYEQAMLLEGMKLENPAAFVKRLNEVLTKSL, from the coding sequence ATGACAAAACATGTTTTTCAAACTGAAGTGAATGAATTGCTGCACCTCATTGTTCATTCAATGTATTCCCACAAAGAGATCTTTTTACGTGAACTCGTATCAAATGCATCAGATGCTCTGGACAAGCTGAAATACTTAACCCTGACCCAGGATGAATTCAAGAAAATCGATTTTGACCCCCGGGTTGATATTTCTTTCAATGATTCTGATGAGGGTCGCTCCATCACCATCAAAGATTCCGGGATCGGTATGAATGAGGAAGATCTGATCGAACATCTGGGTACCATTGCCCGTTCCGGTACGAAAAACTTTCTGGGCAAACTCACTGGAGATGCCAAAAAAGACTCCAACCTCATTGGTCAGTTTGGGGTGGGCTTTTACTCCTGTTTTATGGTAGCTGACGAGATCGAGGTTATCACTCGCAAGGCTGGTGAAGAAAACGCCTATCGTTGGGTTAGTGACGGCAAGAGCGGTTTTGAGATCGAGTCAACTGTCAAAAAAGAGACTGGAACTGAGATCACCCTGCATCTTAATGAAGAGGGCCGGGAATACGCCAACCGCTGGTCTATTACTGAAATTCTGAAGAAATATTCCAATCACATCGCTTTTCCCATCAACCTTGAATACGAAGAAAGTACTTTTGATGGTGAAGGTGATGATAAAAAAGAGATCAAAGAATTAAAAACAGAGCAGGTCAATGATGCAACTGCCTTTTGGAAGCAACCTAAAGGTAGTCTGAAAAAGAAGGATTATAACGAATTCTATAAGACTTTCACCAATGACTTTCAAGATCCAGCTTTGCATATCCATACTCAGGCTGAAGGTACTCTGGATTACACCACGCTATTTTTCGTTCCGGAAAAAGCCCCTGCTGATCTCTTCTATGCTGATTACAAACCTGGTGTTAAACTCTATGTGAAGCGGGTCTTTATCACCGATGATGAAAAAGAACTTCTGCCAACTTATCTGCGTTTTGTGAAGGGAATCATCGATTCAGAAGATCTGCCTTTGAATGTAAGTCGTGAGATATTGCAACAGAATCGTATCCTGGATAACATCCGGAAAGCATCTGTGAAAAAGATATTAAAGTCCTTCCAGTCGCTGGCCAAAAAGGACAAGGACTATCTCAAATTTTACGAACAGTTCGGTCGTCCCATTAAAGAGGGTTATTACCAGGATCGGGATAATCGTGAACTTTTGGAAAAGCTGGTTCGTTTTAAATCTACAAAGGTTGATGGCTTTACCACGCTGGAAGATTATGTGAGCCGAATGCAGAAAGATCAGAAGGGTATCTATTATATCACCGGTGACAATGAAGCCACTTTGCGTCTCTCACCTCTGATTGAAATGTACACCAAAAAAGATATTGAAGTTCTCATCGCTGATGATGAGATCGATGAAATTATCATTCCTGGTGCAGCCAAATTTGGTGACCATGATTTTAAGTCAGTGAATCGCAGTAATGCTGGCGATGAGTTGAAAAAAGACGATGAGCCAACTGATACTGAAACCATTGAGAAGGAACTCAAACCATTCATCAAGAAGGTTAAAAAGGTGCTCGGTGACCGAGTCAAGGATGTGAAAGTTTCATCCCGTCTCACTGATTCACCCTCAGTGCTGGTGGCAGATGCGGAAGATCCCACTTTCCAAATGCAGGAAATGATGCGAGCCATGGGTCAGATGGACATGCCTGATGCAAAGCCGATCCTGGAGATCAATCTGGATCATCCCATCCTGAAAAAGATGAAGGATATGCGCAAGTCCAAGGATTTCGACAATGCCACTGAGTTGTTATACGAACAGGCCATGCTGTTGGAAGGTATGAAACTGGAAAACCCGGCAGCCTTCGTCAAACGCCTGAATGAGGTTCTGACCAAGTCTTTGTAA
- a CDS encoding DUF4405 domain-containing protein, whose protein sequence is MTGFKRKFNWRSFISLYMTFSGIIIAVSGAILYIGPPGRIANWSRIPILGLEKSQWQALHTIFTFLLLIAMLFHIYFNWKPLMAYLKTRRNQKIKIRSELWISVLVTVVLFGLILTEIPPFTTVLDFGESIKDSWATQQNEPPVPHAEDLTLKELAQTIDKDVVILLSNLSAHGVDAHQDQVVKDLAVQYGTTPSTLLEQMKLQKKKSETASMQGRGYGRMTVAEMCSQLEVDPEQALHRLQEAGIRASRDESIKNLATDNNMRPSDLVDIISGIQRDHFY, encoded by the coding sequence ATGACAGGTTTTAAACGAAAATTCAACTGGCGCAGCTTTATCAGTCTCTACATGACTTTCTCAGGTATCATTATTGCGGTTTCGGGGGCGATTCTTTACATTGGGCCACCAGGACGGATCGCAAACTGGAGTCGTATTCCAATCCTGGGACTCGAGAAATCCCAATGGCAGGCTTTACACACGATCTTCACCTTTCTCCTCTTGATTGCCATGCTGTTTCATATCTATTTCAACTGGAAACCGCTCATGGCTTATTTGAAAACCCGAAGAAATCAGAAAATTAAAATACGATCAGAATTATGGATTTCAGTCCTGGTGACAGTTGTCCTGTTCGGGTTAATTCTAACTGAAATACCCCCATTTACTACCGTGCTGGATTTTGGAGAAAGCATTAAGGATAGCTGGGCTACCCAGCAGAATGAACCCCCGGTACCCCACGCAGAGGATCTAACCCTGAAAGAATTGGCTCAAACTATAGATAAAGATGTGGTCATTTTACTGTCTAATCTGTCTGCCCATGGAGTAGATGCGCATCAAGATCAAGTGGTTAAAGACCTTGCAGTCCAATACGGCACTACACCCAGTACACTTTTAGAGCAAATGAAACTACAGAAAAAGAAATCAGAGACTGCCAGTATGCAGGGGAGAGGCTATGGGCGCATGACGGTAGCAGAAATGTGTTCCCAGCTTGAGGTGGATCCAGAACAGGCGCTCCATAGATTACAGGAAGCAGGAATACGAGCCTCAAGGGATGAATCGATAAAAAACCTGGCCACTGATAACAATATGCGACCAAGTGACTTGGTGGATATCATTTCAGGAATTCAGCGAGACCATTTTTATTAG